The following coding sequences lie in one Kribbella sp. NBC_00709 genomic window:
- a CDS encoding YiaA/YiaB family inner membrane protein → MTKKIQPQQTAAFYAQAVASFGISVSAMILALAYLPAQPWVRAFLALGLLYVVTSTVVLCKVVRDRQELSDVTNRVDQARLDKLLTEHDPFRVDN, encoded by the coding sequence ATGACAAAGAAGATTCAGCCGCAACAGACCGCAGCGTTCTACGCCCAAGCCGTCGCGTCGTTCGGGATCTCGGTCTCGGCGATGATCCTCGCCCTGGCCTACCTACCGGCCCAGCCCTGGGTCCGAGCGTTCCTCGCCCTCGGCCTCCTGTACGTCGTCACGTCAACCGTCGTCCTGTGCAAGGTCGTTCGCGACCGCCAAGAACTCTCCGACGTAACCAACCGGGTAGACCAGGCCCGCCTCGACAAACTCCTCACCGAACACGACCCCTTCAGAGTCGACAACTGA
- a CDS encoding HTTM domain-containing protein, translating to MRAVNWFTPAIALARIAWLRTVLYLFVILDMHAFVRDTRDKGEHPGLYQPLLLARLLDLPKPSVANTTALYFVLIAACLVGASNYFPRVAGWIVAPAFTWWVLIGMSDGKVDHDHLALVIALWVLPTVGGARRGRASYGDQTRSEAAGWAIRCIQICVIATYFLSSIAKLRSAGWVLTWPGSAVLTWAIVRRPHPVGEWLLHHPWMLHVMQWVGIIGEFCSPVILWLKGRWQLLGALFFLGFHAANTAILLIHFLPTVVCWLAFAPLERIVPWYKARRSDDAGETEHQPEQGREAQQQAGT from the coding sequence GTGAGGGCCGTCAACTGGTTCACACCGGCGATCGCTTTGGCGCGGATCGCGTGGCTGCGGACGGTCCTGTACCTGTTCGTCATCCTCGACATGCACGCGTTCGTCCGCGACACCCGCGACAAGGGCGAGCACCCCGGGCTCTACCAACCACTCCTGCTCGCGCGCCTGCTCGACCTGCCGAAGCCGTCAGTCGCGAACACGACCGCCCTGTACTTCGTGCTGATCGCGGCCTGCCTGGTCGGAGCGTCGAACTACTTCCCGCGGGTTGCGGGCTGGATCGTGGCGCCGGCGTTCACGTGGTGGGTGCTGATCGGGATGAGCGACGGCAAGGTCGACCACGACCACCTCGCGCTGGTGATCGCGCTGTGGGTGCTGCCGACCGTCGGCGGTGCGCGGCGGGGGCGGGCGTCGTACGGCGATCAGACCCGGTCGGAGGCGGCCGGGTGGGCGATCCGGTGCATCCAGATCTGCGTGATTGCGACGTACTTCCTGTCCTCGATCGCGAAACTGCGCAGTGCTGGATGGGTGCTGACCTGGCCCGGGAGTGCAGTGTTGACGTGGGCGATCGTGCGGCGGCCGCACCCGGTCGGCGAGTGGTTGCTCCACCACCCATGGATGCTGCATGTGATGCAGTGGGTCGGGATCATCGGGGAGTTCTGTTCGCCGGTGATCCTGTGGCTCAAGGGGCGGTGGCAGTTGCTCGGGGCCCTGTTCTTCCTCGGGTTCCACGCGGCGAACACGGCGATCCTGCTGATCCACTTCCTGCCGACAGTGGTCTGCTGGCTGGCGTTCGCGCCGCTCGAGCGGATCGTGCCGTGGTACAAGGCTCGACGGTCAGACGACGCCGGAGAGACCGAACACCAGCCCGAACAGGGCCGGGAGGCCCAGCAGCAGGCCGGCACGTAG
- a CDS encoding putative leader peptide, protein MQVISNAPGDALTRRRHVDLLRVNSSGC, encoded by the coding sequence ATGCAGGTCATCTCGAACGCTCCCGGCGACGCGCTCACGCGGCGCCGGCACGTCGATCTGCTGCGCGTGAACTCCTCGGGTTGTTGA
- a CDS encoding family 78 glycoside hydrolase catalytic domain produces the protein MLTPRSLKTEYAVRPLGVDVNRPRFSWVATAPGYGAAQTAYQILVASAPELLTPESADVWDSGKVDSARTFGVEYDGPAAARTRYHWTVRLWDDQVGKWAAPEWFETGLLDEGFGAAHWIGGATDSAPLLRRGFAIDGTVRRARLYASGLGYADLRLNGRSVSDAVLDPGFTAYDRTVLYTTHDVTELLQSGDNVVGAELGRGFFGLTSVNVWRWHDAPWTADPRLLARLVVEYDDGRVDEVVTDETWRITGGPTLSDSLYTGETYDARRALPGWDTAGYDDSSWSAAAVVEAPKGKLTAQAHEPIRVTETVDPVEVTEVRPGVWIADFGRTGAGWTKLSVTAPAGTTISLTHGETVADGNVEAWNVHVDGDRIQRDEYVAAGNGTETWEPRFSYKGFRYVQIEGAPADVQMRVVNSDVPGVTRFTSSQPPYEQFEHAMRRTILSNLHGIPTDTPYFEKNGWTGDAQVGAPTMLATLDLARFFTKWLGDIRDSQADTGQLPVIVPSSGWGFTDLSPATEWPTVYPFLLREMYRWYGDERLLREHWESLTRYLAWELDRVEDGLSVSVLGDWLPPGFGNGPAPEDRRLTGTAYLYRAVVVAAEIGEVIGQPNDYRKAAAELADGLNRTFLDRSAGRYRSAEDPDYRQTSNAVPLAFGIVPDDMVAQVAAGLAADVEARGFHLNTGCLGVGVLLPVLTAHGYGDVATKVALQRSYPSWGYWFDLGADTMWEKWEDDSRSRNHYFQGTVVQWIFENVAGLRVVDAGCERIVVRPDARSEVDSASIRTETIRGRVAVSWKRTARVLSLEVQVPIGTTAAVHVPSAATSDVAAVPQSFAGEATYADGYTIYTVPAGQWHFTSRSA, from the coding sequence GTGCTGACTCCCCGCTCATTGAAGACCGAGTACGCCGTCCGACCGCTGGGCGTCGACGTGAACCGGCCGCGGTTCAGCTGGGTCGCCACCGCGCCCGGGTACGGCGCGGCGCAGACGGCGTACCAGATCCTCGTGGCCTCCGCGCCGGAGCTGCTGACACCGGAGAGCGCGGACGTCTGGGACTCGGGCAAGGTCGACTCCGCGCGGACGTTCGGCGTCGAGTACGACGGACCGGCGGCGGCGCGGACGCGGTACCACTGGACTGTCAGGCTGTGGGACGACCAGGTCGGTAAGTGGGCTGCACCGGAATGGTTCGAGACCGGTCTCCTCGACGAAGGCTTCGGGGCGGCGCACTGGATCGGCGGCGCGACCGACAGCGCTCCCCTGCTGCGTCGTGGGTTTGCGATCGACGGCACCGTACGGCGAGCACGGCTGTATGCGAGCGGCCTCGGGTACGCCGATCTCCGGCTCAACGGTCGATCGGTGAGTGACGCCGTGCTCGATCCTGGCTTCACGGCCTACGACCGCACCGTGCTCTATACGACGCACGACGTCACCGAGCTCCTGCAGTCGGGCGACAACGTGGTCGGCGCTGAGCTCGGGCGCGGGTTCTTCGGCCTGACCTCGGTGAACGTCTGGCGCTGGCACGACGCGCCGTGGACCGCCGACCCGCGGTTGCTCGCCCGGCTGGTCGTCGAGTACGACGACGGACGCGTGGACGAGGTCGTCACGGACGAGACGTGGCGCATCACCGGCGGACCGACGCTCTCCGACTCGCTCTACACGGGCGAGACGTACGACGCCCGGCGCGCGCTGCCCGGGTGGGACACGGCCGGGTACGACGACTCGTCCTGGTCGGCGGCCGCGGTCGTCGAGGCGCCGAAGGGGAAGCTGACCGCCCAGGCGCACGAGCCCATCCGGGTGACCGAGACCGTCGATCCGGTCGAGGTGACCGAGGTCCGGCCGGGCGTGTGGATCGCGGACTTCGGGCGGACCGGCGCGGGCTGGACGAAGCTGTCCGTGACGGCGCCGGCCGGGACGACGATCAGCCTGACCCACGGCGAGACCGTTGCCGACGGCAACGTGGAGGCGTGGAACGTGCACGTCGACGGCGACCGGATCCAGCGCGACGAGTACGTTGCGGCCGGCAATGGTACGGAGACGTGGGAGCCGCGATTCTCGTACAAGGGTTTCCGGTACGTGCAGATCGAGGGCGCGCCGGCGGACGTGCAGATGCGGGTGGTGAACTCCGACGTGCCCGGCGTGACCCGGTTCACCTCGTCGCAGCCGCCGTACGAGCAGTTCGAGCACGCGATGCGACGGACGATCCTGAGCAACCTGCACGGGATCCCGACGGACACGCCGTACTTCGAGAAGAACGGCTGGACCGGCGACGCGCAGGTGGGCGCGCCGACGATGCTGGCAACGCTCGACCTGGCTCGGTTCTTCACGAAGTGGCTCGGTGACATCCGGGACAGCCAAGCGGACACCGGGCAGCTGCCGGTGATCGTGCCGTCGAGCGGCTGGGGTTTCACCGACCTCTCCCCCGCGACCGAGTGGCCGACGGTGTACCCGTTCCTGCTGCGCGAGATGTACCGCTGGTACGGCGACGAGCGGCTGCTGCGGGAGCACTGGGAGTCGCTCACCCGGTACCTGGCCTGGGAACTCGACCGGGTCGAGGACGGACTGTCGGTGAGCGTGCTTGGCGACTGGCTGCCGCCCGGATTCGGCAACGGTCCGGCACCGGAGGACCGGCGGCTGACAGGTACGGCGTACCTGTACCGCGCGGTCGTGGTCGCAGCCGAGATCGGTGAGGTGATTGGGCAGCCCAACGATTATCGGAAGGCGGCGGCCGAGCTCGCGGACGGGTTGAACCGGACCTTCCTGGACCGCTCGGCGGGGCGGTATCGATCCGCTGAGGATCCGGACTACCGGCAGACGTCGAACGCCGTGCCGCTGGCGTTCGGGATCGTGCCGGACGACATGGTCGCGCAGGTGGCGGCCGGGCTGGCCGCGGACGTCGAGGCGCGTGGCTTCCACCTCAACACGGGCTGCCTGGGCGTCGGCGTACTGCTGCCGGTGCTGACCGCGCACGGGTACGGCGACGTGGCAACGAAGGTCGCGCTGCAACGCAGCTATCCGAGCTGGGGTTACTGGTTCGACCTCGGCGCCGACACCATGTGGGAGAAGTGGGAGGACGACTCACGGTCGCGCAACCACTACTTCCAGGGCACGGTCGTGCAGTGGATCTTCGAGAACGTCGCCGGGCTGCGCGTGGTCGATGCGGGTTGCGAGCGGATCGTGGTCCGGCCCGATGCGCGCAGCGAGGTGGATTCGGCGAGCATCCGGACCGAGACCATCCGCGGGCGGGTCGCGGTGTCCTGGAAGAGGACCGCGCGGGTGCTGTCGTTGGAGGTCCAGGTGCCGATCGGTACGACGGCGGCTGTGCACGTACCGTCCGCGGCCACCTCGGACGTTGCCGCCGTACCGCAGTCGTTCGCGGGCGAGGCGACGTACGCCGATGGGTACACGATCTACACGGTGCCGGCCGGGCAGTGGCACTTCACTAGTCGCTCGGCCTGA
- the glnA gene encoding type I glutamate--ammonia ligase — protein MDKQQEFVLRALEERDVRFVRLWFTDVLGFLKSVAVAPAELESAFAEGLGFDGSAIEGFARVTEADMLAKPDPSTFQILPWRGETMGTARMFCDINMPDGSASFADPRHVLKRTLSKAADLGFTFYTHPEIEFYLFKSLTGAPGTTPEPVDSSGYFDHTPQGIGNDFRREAITMLESMGISVEFSHHEGGPGQQEIDLRYADALSTADNIMTFRVVVKEVALSQGIYASFMPKPLSDHPGSGMHTHMSLFEGDRNAFFEGGAQYQLSKTGRAFIAGLLHHAGEITAVTNQWVNSYKRLAVGDEAPSFISWGHNNRSALVRVPMYKPHKGQSSRVEFRSLDSAANPYLAFALMLAAGLKGIEEGYELPAEVEDDIWSLTSRERKALGIKPLPGSLAEAISAMEDSELVAETLGEHVFDFFLRNKRAEWQDYRRQVTPFELNKLLPVL, from the coding sequence ATGGACAAGCAGCAGGAGTTCGTGCTGCGCGCGCTGGAGGAGCGCGACGTACGCTTCGTGCGGCTCTGGTTCACCGACGTGCTCGGGTTCCTGAAGTCGGTCGCCGTGGCGCCGGCGGAGCTGGAGAGCGCGTTCGCCGAGGGGCTCGGGTTCGACGGGTCGGCAATCGAGGGGTTCGCCCGGGTGACCGAGGCCGACATGCTGGCCAAGCCGGACCCGTCGACGTTCCAGATCCTGCCCTGGCGCGGCGAGACGATGGGCACCGCCCGGATGTTCTGCGACATCAACATGCCGGACGGCTCCGCGTCGTTCGCCGACCCGCGGCATGTCCTGAAGCGGACGCTCTCGAAGGCGGCCGACCTCGGGTTCACGTTCTACACGCACCCGGAGATCGAGTTCTACCTGTTCAAGTCGCTCACCGGCGCGCCCGGTACGACGCCGGAGCCGGTCGACTCGTCCGGGTACTTCGACCACACGCCCCAGGGCATCGGCAACGACTTCCGCCGCGAGGCGATCACGATGCTGGAGTCGATGGGCATCTCCGTCGAGTTCAGCCACCATGAGGGCGGCCCCGGCCAGCAGGAGATCGACCTGCGGTACGCCGACGCGCTGTCGACCGCGGACAACATCATGACGTTCCGTGTCGTGGTGAAGGAGGTCGCGCTTTCGCAGGGCATCTACGCGTCGTTCATGCCGAAGCCGCTGTCGGACCACCCCGGCTCCGGGATGCACACGCACATGTCGCTGTTCGAGGGGGACCGGAACGCGTTCTTCGAAGGCGGCGCGCAGTACCAGCTGTCGAAGACCGGACGCGCGTTCATCGCCGGGCTGCTGCACCACGCCGGCGAGATCACCGCGGTCACGAACCAGTGGGTGAACTCGTACAAGCGTCTCGCGGTCGGGGACGAAGCGCCGTCGTTCATCTCCTGGGGTCACAACAACCGCTCCGCGCTGGTCCGCGTGCCGATGTACAAACCGCACAAGGGGCAGTCGTCGCGGGTCGAGTTCCGGTCGCTGGACTCGGCGGCTAACCCGTACCTGGCCTTCGCGTTGATGCTTGCTGCTGGTCTGAAGGGAATCGAGGAGGGCTACGAGCTGCCCGCTGAGGTCGAGGACGACATCTGGTCGTTGACCTCTCGCGAGCGCAAGGCCCTCGGCATCAAGCCTCTGCCGGGCAGCCTGGCTGAGGCGATCAGCGCGATGGAAGACAGCGAACTGGTCGCCGAAACCCTCGGCGAACACGTCTTCGACTTCTTCCTCCGCAACAAACGCGCCGAATGGCAGGACTACCGCCGCCAGGTAACCCCCTTCGAACTCAACAAACTCCTGCCTGTCCTGTAG
- a CDS encoding bifunctional [glutamine synthetase] adenylyltransferase/[glutamine synthetase]-adenylyl-L-tyrosine phosphorylase, whose amino-acid sequence MAEGRRGSWEGRLVRLGFEDPHRAAGLLEDLDALDSHSPMATEQLITTLSESADPDLALYGLCGMAEALHRHGYDVAAFARTLEVDDGFRRRLVYVLGASEALGRHLSVHPRHWYDLADPTLAGARPSVEDVAAKLATAVDADNPVDALRVEYRRLLLRLAARDLAEGLLVDEVAAVLADLAGGALDTALHIARNEYFAAHPGAADCRLAIIAMGKCGGRELNYVSDVDVLFVAEPLEGEPELPALKTATQLAAATMRICSAHTGEGTLWPVDAALRPEGKSGPLVRTLDSHLAYYQRWAKTWEFQALLKARPVAGDAELGREYSEKVGLLAWSAADREGFVDDVQAMRRRVIDHIPAADVDRQLKLGPGGLRDVEFAVQLLQLVHGRSDESVRSGTTLVALECLTTSGYVGRTDGAVLADAYRFLRSMEHRIQLYRLRRTHQVPDDEADLRRLGRSLGFTKNPVADLTAAWKKHALEVRRLHEKLFYRPLLAAVARIPGDEVRLTPEAAKQRLTALGYADPASALRHIEALSEGVSRRSSIQRALLPAMLGWFAESPDPDAGLLAFRTISDALGSTPWYLRQLRDEGASAERLAHLLASGRYAVDLLQRAPEATAMFADERELTPRTQESLLAEMSAAARRQDAPEAAVAAIRAVRRRELFRIAAADLSGLLDVEAVGQALTIIAVGTLTTALKVARRAVAQRLLPEGEPEPTRMSIVAMGRFGGHELSYGSDADVMFVHDPMPGADEKTATDFATQAATELRRLLALPGTDPALVIDADLRPEGRQGPLVRTLASYASYYARWSAVWEAQALLRADPLCGDADLCQSFRDLIDPLRYPENGISERDVMEIRRIKARVDAERLPRGADPATHTKLGRGGLADIEWTVQLLQLREAHRVPTLRTTRTLGALYAGVDANLVDATEADTLRAAWEMATRIRNAIMLVRARPGDSLPRDPRDLAAVAQICGYPPGESSRFSDDYLRTTRRAHNTVAHLFWDD is encoded by the coding sequence GTGGCTGAGGGTCGGAGAGGGTCGTGGGAGGGACGCCTGGTTCGGCTCGGGTTCGAGGACCCGCACCGGGCGGCGGGGTTGCTGGAAGACCTGGACGCGCTCGACTCGCACAGCCCGATGGCCACCGAGCAGCTGATCACCACGCTGTCGGAGTCGGCCGACCCTGACCTCGCGCTCTACGGGCTCTGCGGGATGGCGGAGGCGCTGCACCGGCACGGGTACGACGTGGCCGCGTTCGCGCGCACGCTCGAGGTGGACGACGGCTTCCGGCGCCGGCTCGTGTACGTGCTCGGTGCGAGCGAGGCGCTCGGCCGGCATCTGTCCGTGCATCCGCGGCACTGGTACGACCTCGCCGACCCGACGCTGGCCGGCGCCCGCCCGTCGGTGGAGGACGTCGCCGCCAAGCTGGCCACCGCGGTCGACGCGGACAACCCGGTCGACGCGCTGCGGGTCGAGTACCGTCGCCTGCTGCTGCGGCTGGCCGCGCGTGATCTCGCCGAGGGCCTGCTCGTCGACGAGGTCGCCGCCGTACTCGCGGATCTCGCCGGCGGCGCACTCGACACCGCACTGCACATCGCCCGCAACGAGTACTTCGCCGCGCACCCCGGCGCGGCCGACTGCCGCCTCGCGATCATTGCCATGGGCAAGTGTGGTGGCCGGGAGCTCAACTATGTCAGCGATGTCGACGTCCTGTTCGTCGCGGAGCCGCTCGAAGGCGAGCCCGAACTGCCCGCACTGAAGACCGCGACCCAGCTTGCCGCCGCCACGATGCGGATCTGCTCGGCGCACACCGGCGAGGGCACGCTCTGGCCGGTCGACGCCGCGCTCCGCCCGGAGGGCAAGTCCGGCCCGCTCGTCCGTACCCTCGACAGCCACCTCGCGTACTACCAGCGCTGGGCCAAGACGTGGGAGTTCCAGGCGTTGCTCAAGGCCCGTCCGGTGGCGGGCGACGCGGAGCTCGGACGGGAGTACTCCGAGAAGGTCGGGCTGCTCGCATGGTCGGCGGCCGACCGCGAAGGGTTCGTCGACGACGTGCAGGCGATGCGGCGGCGCGTCATCGACCACATCCCGGCCGCGGATGTCGATCGCCAACTGAAGCTCGGTCCCGGTGGGCTGCGGGATGTCGAGTTCGCCGTACAGCTCCTGCAGCTCGTCCACGGCCGTAGCGACGAGTCGGTCCGCAGCGGTACGACGCTGGTCGCGCTCGAGTGCCTGACCACCAGCGGGTACGTCGGGCGTACCGATGGCGCCGTACTCGCGGACGCGTACCGCTTCCTGCGGTCGATGGAGCACCGCATCCAGCTGTATCGGTTGCGCCGTACCCATCAGGTCCCCGACGACGAGGCGGACCTGCGCCGGCTCGGGCGGTCGCTCGGCTTCACGAAGAATCCGGTCGCCGATCTCACCGCGGCGTGGAAGAAGCACGCGCTTGAGGTACGGCGCCTGCACGAGAAGCTGTTCTACCGGCCGCTGCTCGCGGCGGTCGCGCGCATCCCCGGCGACGAGGTGCGGCTGACGCCGGAGGCGGCGAAGCAGCGGCTGACGGCGCTCGGGTACGCCGATCCCGCGTCGGCGCTGCGGCACATCGAGGCATTGTCCGAGGGGGTTTCACGGCGCTCGTCGATCCAGAGGGCGTTGCTGCCCGCGATGCTCGGGTGGTTCGCCGAGTCGCCGGACCCGGACGCCGGATTGCTCGCGTTCCGCACGATCTCCGACGCCCTGGGCTCGACACCGTGGTACTTGCGCCAGTTGCGCGACGAAGGCGCATCCGCGGAACGCCTCGCGCACCTGCTGGCCAGCGGCCGGTACGCCGTCGACCTGCTGCAACGCGCGCCGGAGGCGACCGCGATGTTCGCCGACGAGCGGGAACTGACGCCACGAACCCAGGAGTCACTGCTCGCCGAGATGTCGGCCGCTGCCCGTCGGCAGGATGCGCCGGAGGCCGCGGTCGCAGCGATCCGCGCGGTACGGCGACGTGAACTGTTCCGGATCGCGGCCGCCGACCTGTCGGGATTGCTCGACGTGGAGGCGGTAGGTCAGGCGCTGACCATCATCGCGGTCGGGACGCTGACGACCGCGCTGAAGGTCGCGCGGCGAGCGGTCGCCCAGCGTCTGCTTCCTGAGGGCGAGCCGGAGCCGACGCGGATGTCCATCGTCGCGATGGGCCGGTTCGGCGGGCACGAGCTCAGCTACGGCAGCGACGCCGACGTGATGTTCGTGCACGACCCGATGCCGGGCGCGGACGAGAAGACGGCGACGGACTTCGCGACCCAGGCGGCGACCGAGCTCCGCCGCCTGCTGGCGTTGCCGGGGACCGATCCGGCGCTCGTGATCGACGCGGACCTGCGGCCGGAGGGTCGGCAAGGGCCGTTGGTGCGGACGTTGGCGTCGTACGCGTCGTACTACGCCAGATGGTCTGCGGTGTGGGAAGCGCAGGCCTTGCTGCGGGCCGACCCGCTGTGTGGCGACGCCGACCTGTGTCAGTCGTTCCGTGACCTGATCGATCCACTGCGCTACCCGGAGAACGGGATCAGCGAGCGGGACGTGATGGAGATCCGGCGGATCAAGGCGCGTGTCGACGCGGAGCGGCTTCCGCGCGGCGCTGACCCGGCCACGCACACCAAGTTGGGTCGGGGAGGCCTCGCAGACATCGAGTGGACCGTCCAGCTGCTGCAGCTCCGCGAGGCGCATCGTGTCCCGACTCTGCGAACGACGCGCACCCTCGGGGCGCTGTACGCCGGTGTGGACGCCAACCTGGTCGACGCGACCGAGGCGGACACGCTGCGCGCGGCGTGGGAGATGGCGACCCGCATCCGCAACGCGATCATGCTCGTCCGCGCCCGCCCCGGCGACTCGTTGCCACGCGATCCCCGCGACCTCGCCGCCGTGGCCCAGATCTGCGGCTACCCGCCGGGCGAGTCCAGCCGCTTCTCCGACGACTACCTCCGCACGACCCGCCGGGCCCACAACACCGTTGCCCATCTGTTCTGGGACGACTAA
- a CDS encoding peptidylprolyl isomerase → MRHWKRVVAVLLVAAVALVVEGWAARAQAAQTLFKNCAYVRTPGESGRPPYSLAPTLGLVKVTVRTNRGDLVLTLDRSAAPCAVHSFTYLALKRFYNQTPCPRHTRAILECGVGRPGYHFSPELTGHETYPRGTVALSDTPGVGNTSAFVILPLDATLPRTSTTIGKLTAGLAVLDRLTADPDQPARILEVLIG, encoded by the coding sequence ATGCGTCACTGGAAACGGGTTGTCGCTGTCCTGCTGGTCGCCGCCGTCGCGCTGGTCGTCGAGGGCTGGGCAGCTCGCGCCCAGGCCGCGCAGACGTTGTTCAAGAACTGCGCGTACGTGCGGACGCCGGGTGAGAGCGGCCGGCCGCCGTACTCGCTCGCGCCCACCCTCGGCCTGGTCAAGGTCACCGTCCGCACCAACCGCGGCGACCTCGTCCTCACCCTGGACCGCAGCGCTGCTCCTTGCGCGGTCCACAGCTTCACGTACCTGGCGCTGAAGCGGTTCTACAACCAGACCCCGTGCCCACGCCACACCCGGGCGATCCTCGAGTGCGGCGTGGGCCGGCCTGGCTACCACTTCTCCCCCGAACTCACCGGCCACGAAACCTACCCCCGCGGAACCGTTGCCCTCAGCGACACCCCCGGCGTCGGCAACACCAGCGCCTTCGTCATCCTCCCGCTCGACGCCACCCTCCCCCGGACATCGACCACCATCGGCAAACTCACCGCCGGCCTGGCAGTCCTGGACCGCCTGACCGCCGACCCCGACCAGCCGGCCAGAATCCTCGAAGTCCTCATCGGCTGA
- the trmB gene encoding tRNA (guanosine(46)-N7)-methyltransferase TrmB: MTAGQKRVWETQWSELGRTQEELPPGELDLAKWFGREAPTVLEIGSGMGEATAQLAVAAPEVNHLAAEVYPAGLGQLMLWVEKYDLENVRLLQGDALDFLRDHVAPGTLAGVRIYFPDPWPKKRHHKRRLVSPPFVALVASRLQPGGTLHLATDWADYADRMLEVCEAEPSLRNRYDGWAPRPEWRPVTKFESRAQAEGREVRDLIYTKVRPSD, encoded by the coding sequence ATGACGGCTGGGCAGAAGCGGGTCTGGGAGACGCAGTGGTCCGAGCTCGGCCGGACGCAGGAGGAACTGCCGCCCGGTGAGCTGGATCTCGCCAAGTGGTTCGGCCGGGAAGCGCCTACCGTGCTGGAGATCGGCTCCGGGATGGGCGAGGCGACCGCGCAGCTCGCCGTTGCCGCGCCGGAAGTCAACCACCTCGCCGCCGAGGTGTACCCGGCCGGTCTGGGCCAGCTGATGCTCTGGGTCGAGAAGTACGACCTCGAGAACGTCCGCCTGCTGCAGGGCGACGCGCTCGACTTCCTCCGCGATCACGTTGCGCCCGGCACGCTCGCCGGCGTACGCATCTACTTCCCGGACCCGTGGCCGAAGAAGCGGCACCACAAGCGTCGCCTGGTCAGCCCGCCGTTCGTCGCGCTGGTTGCCTCCCGCCTGCAGCCGGGCGGGACGTTGCACCTGGCAACGGACTGGGCGGACTACGCCGACCGCATGCTCGAGGTCTGCGAAGCCGAGCCGTCGCTGCGCAACCGGTACGACGGCTGGGCCCCGCGGCCGGAGTGGCGCCCGGTCACCAAGTTCGAGTCCCGCGCGCAGGCCGAGGGCCGCGAGGTCCGCGACCTCATCTACACCAAAGTCAGGCCGAGCGACTAG
- a CDS encoding peptidoglycan recognition protein family protein, with product MTAPENIQHAQRSALLSRRTLLGATAGGVLLGGALAAASPTAALAAPAPRCYTRTEWSARPPKSATQVIGKPDHIVIHHTASPNVTDYSLAAAYSVQHWIQDLHMDTNGWIDMGNQLTISRGGFLMEGRSKSLSAINNGQNVLGAQTANENSHTIGIEHEGIYVTENVTVALFDMSVLTCAWLCTKYGLDPHVAIVGHRDYNTTQCPGDVFYARLPELRDRVAAVLLG from the coding sequence ATGACCGCCCCAGAAAATATCCAACATGCCCAGAGGTCGGCACTGCTGTCCCGGCGTACCCTGCTCGGCGCGACCGCCGGCGGCGTACTGCTCGGCGGCGCCCTCGCCGCAGCCTCGCCCACAGCAGCGCTCGCCGCCCCCGCGCCGCGCTGCTACACGCGCACCGAGTGGTCGGCGCGCCCGCCCAAGTCGGCGACCCAGGTGATCGGCAAGCCCGACCACATCGTCATCCACCACACCGCGAGCCCGAACGTCACCGACTACTCGCTCGCGGCCGCGTACTCGGTCCAGCACTGGATCCAGGACCTGCACATGGACACCAACGGCTGGATCGACATGGGCAACCAGCTCACGATCAGCCGCGGCGGGTTCCTGATGGAGGGCCGCAGCAAGTCGTTGTCGGCGATCAACAACGGCCAGAACGTCCTCGGCGCCCAGACCGCGAACGAGAACAGTCACACGATCGGCATCGAGCACGAAGGCATCTACGTCACCGAGAACGTGACGGTCGCGCTGTTCGACATGTCCGTGCTGACGTGTGCGTGGTTGTGCACGAAGTACGGTCTCGATCCGCATGTCGCGATCGTCGGGCACCGGGACTACAACACGACGCAGTGTCCGGGTGATGTGTTCTACGCGCGCTTGCCGGAGCTGCGCGACAGGGTCGCCGCGGTTCTCCTCGGCTGA